The following proteins come from a genomic window of Montipora foliosa isolate CH-2021 chromosome 2, ASM3666993v2, whole genome shotgun sequence:
- the LOC137992045 gene encoding putative histone-lysine N-methyltransferase PRDM6, whose translation MEETSSTQPKSEQPNPCSSPTVVKKSCSSSLQEQISLQILQHALFGSKPVKIVNIKNTSHSSDDEWEHEISQETETDNGRTLKTNLKLSYAVASFPDEVNICTSSIPGTNYGVCAKQHIPVGTWIGPYEGKCVRVDDVTTDMNTSHMWEIYEDNQLNYFLDGSDKNTSSWMRFIRCARHKQEQNLFAFQHNKSIFYRAFRDIPRGCELLVWYEDSYMQHMGIPVGIGNKSPPLQVPGRVSSDSRQSGDPEIFEKAQKRCAPDRSGLHRGRKRRSSTQTVFNLLLEGMSDECSASLSKRQNKGCPANHDNRNNISVAFGDVGGKMLRGNAHYKKLDTSEHDGLPRKGRMTDDALDNIADGGEFKCGQCKKTFAQRSLLNNHLCSRMPCKPYRCGHCQEAFAQPRELRMHAVIHVSEKPFKCGYCLRAFSGATTLNNHVRTHTGEKPFLCEVCGKSFSQAFQLSRHRRICVQSTD comes from the exons atGGAAGAGACGTCCTCAACGCAGCCGAAATCAGAGCAGCCAAACCCATGCAGCTCTCCAACAGTGGTCAAGAAATCCTGCTCATCGTCTTTACAGGAACAAATCAGTTTACAAATTCTGCAGCATGCTCTGTTTGGCTCCAAACCAGTCAAGATAGTGAACATTAAAAACACGTCTCACAGCTCAG ATGATGAATGGGAACATGAGATTTCTCAAGAGACAGAAACTGACAATGGTCGcactttgaaaacaaatttgaagCTCAGTTACGCCGTAGCTTCATTCCCTGATGAAGTAAATATTTGCACGTCGAGCATTCCTGGAACGAACTATGGAGTCTGTGCTAAACAACACATTCCTGTGGGTACGTGGATTGGTCCATACGAAGGCAAATGCGTCAGAGTGGATGACGTCACGACTGATATGAACACGTCACACATGTGGGAG ATATACGAAGACAACCAATTAAACTACTTCTTAGATGGTAGTGACAAAAACACATCTAGCTGGATGCGCTTCATACGATGCGCACGTCATAAACAGGAACAAAACTTGTTTGCGTTTCAGCATAACAAGTCTATATTTTATCGCGCATTCCGTGACATTCCACGCGGATGTGAGCTATTGGTCTGGTACGAGGACAGCTATATGCAACACATGGGAATACCGGTGGGGATTGGGAACAAGAGTCCGCCACTTCAGGTTCCAG GTCGTGTGTCAAGTGACAGTCGACAGTCAGGAGATCCCGAGATATTTGAGAAAGCTCAGAAGAGGTGCGCACCAGACAGATCAGGATTGCACCGAGGTCGCAAAAGAAGATCATCAACACAAACTGTGTTTAATTTATTGCTTGAAGGAATGTCTGATGAATGTTCAGCTTCCTTATCAAAACGACAAAACAAAGGATGTCCAGCAAACCACGATAACAGAAACAACATCTCTGTGGCTTTCGGTGATGTGGGAGGGAAAATGCTACGCGGAAACGCGCATTACAAAAAGCTTGACACAAGCGAACATGACGGTCTCCCGCGTAAGGGCAGGATGACTGATGATGCGTTAGACAATATTGCAGATGGGGGAGAGTTTAAGTGCGGCCAGTGCAAAAAAACCTTTGCCCAGCGATCGCTTCTCAACAATCACCTATGCTCGCGCATGCCCTGTAAACCCTATAGATGTGGGCATTGCCAAGAGGCTTTTGCACAACCAAGAGAACTGCGTATGCACGCTGTGATACATGTAAGCGAGAAACCATTCAAGTGTGGCTATTGTTTGCGAGCATTTTCAGGAGCCACGACCTTGAACAATCATGTGCGCACGCATACTGGTGAGAAACCATTTCTGTGTGAGGTGTGTGGAAAGTCGTTTTCCCAAGCTTTTCAGCTAAGCCGACATCGTAGGATTTGCGTGCAATCTACAGATTAA